AGGTGACCTTGACCAACGAGGGCGTCGCCCCGCTCGTCATCCGCTCCCTCAACGTCACCTCCGCGTCTCCCTTCGGGCTGACGCCCGTCACCCTGCCCTTCACGCTCAAGCCCCGCTCCAGCCTGGACGTGAACGTGACGTTCTCGCCCAAGGTCGACCGCGCGGACTCCGGGATGTTGACCGTCGTGAGCAGTGATCCCGACCTGCCCCAGCTGCGGATCTCCCTCGAGGGGACCGGCGGGGCCGCGAAGCTCCAGCTCAGCCCGACCTCGCTCGACTTCGATGACGTGCGGGTTGGCACGAGCAAGAACCTCCCCCTCCAGCTGAAGAACGTGGGGAACCAGCCGCTCACGATCCCCGCCGTCCTGACCCAGCCGCCCTTCTCCGTCACGGGCCTTCCCGCGGGGGGCGTCGTGCTGCAGCCCGGCAGCGGCCTCCCGCTCACGGTGACCTTCACGGCGACGGCCGGGGACGCCAACCAGCCGCTGTACATCCAGTCCCAGGGCTCCACCACTCCGCTCGCGGAGGTCGCGCTGCACGGCACGGGCATCGAGCCCGCCATCTTCGTGGCGGCGACCGCCATGGACTTCGGCGTGCACACCGCGGGCATCGACTCGGTTCACCAGACGCTGACGGTGAACAACATGGGCCAGGCCGACCTGATCATCACCGCGTTCGACGTGGCCGCGCCCTTCTCGGTGGAGGCCGGCCTGCCGCTGATCATCAAGGCCCGGGAGCAGGTGGACCTGACCGTGGCCTTCGCGCCTGTCGCCGGGCGCGTCACGAAGGACCTCATCCTGCGGAGCAACGACGTGAACCACCCCGCGTTCAAGGTGTCCCTCTCGGGCACCGGCGTGGAGGTCCCCGCGCTCCAGGTCACCGCGTCGGATGGCGGCACGGCGCTGGCGTTCGGCGCACGGGAGGTCAACTCCGTGAGCACGCCGCAGACGTTGACGCTGAAGAACGTGGGCGCGGGGACGCTGGTGGTGGAGCCCATCCAGGCCCCCACGGGCTTCGCCGTCACGCCGACGGCGCGGCTCAGCCTGGCGCCCGGTGCCACGACCCAGGTCCAGGTGACGTTCGAGCCTGCGCACACCGCCCAGTTCACACAGGAGCTGACGCTGAGCGCGGACGGCCCTGGAGGCTCCACGCGGGCCGTGCCGCTCAGCGGCCAGGGCGTCGAAGGAAAGCTGACCGCCACCCCCGCGGCGCTGTCCTTCTCGCGGACGGAGGTGGGGAGCAGCAGCAAGGCAGTGCAGGTGACGCTCGTCAACGCGGGGACGGACTCCATCAGCATCAGCACCATCGCGGTGGCGGGGCCGTTCTCGGTGGTGCTCCCGGAGCTGCCCAAGGTGCTCACCCCGCGCGACGCCTTCACGATGGAGGTCACCTTCAGTCCGCTGGAGGATGGCCCCGTGGCCGGCGCGCTCCGGGTGTTCTCCAACACGCCGTCGTCCCCCACGGTGGTGAAGCTGGAGGGTGACGGGCTCCAGGCCATCGCCCGGATGGCGAGCGACGTGCTCGAGTTCGGAGGCCAGCGGCTGGGGACCGTGAGCACGCCGCGGGAGTTCACGCTGTTCAACACGGGAAGCGAGGCGCTGAACGTGACGGCGGTGAACGTGACCGGGCCGTTCCTGATCTCCGGGCTCAACGTGGGCACCAGCGTGCCGGTGCTCGGAAACCGCACGTTCCAGGTCAGCTACAAGCCCACTGAGGCCACGGCGGAGAACGGCGTGCTGGAGGTCCAGAGCAACGCGCCGCGCGCCGCCCAGGTGACGCTGCGGGGCACCGGGACCACGGCTTCCATCGAGGCCTCCGTGACGACGCTGGCCTTCGGACCCCAGTTCCTGGGAACGAATCCGCAGCGGGTCGTGGAGCTGCGCAACACCGGCACGAGCCCCATCACGCTCACGGGGTTGGATCCGGTGGACGGGTTCTCCGTGTCAGGACTGCCGCGCCCCCATCAACTGGAAGCCGGCACCAGTCACGCCTTCTCCGTGGCGTTCGAGCCGCCACGGTCCGGCGAGTACGCCGGGTCGCTCGCCTTGCGGCACGACGCATCCGCCACCCCGCTGATGATCGCGGTGCAGGGGACTGGCGTTCAGCAGGCGCTGACGGTGACACCCGGAGCCATCGCCTTCGGCAACCAGCGCGTGAACGCCACCAGCCAGGCGCTTCCGCTGGAGCTCGTGAACACGGGCAACGTGCCCGTCACCGTGCAGGTGACGTCCTCTGACGCCGCCTTCCAGGTGGACACGCGCGCGGTGACCGAAGCCATCCCGGCGGGTGGCCGCGCCAGCGTTTCAGTGACGTTCCACCCGACGAGCACGGGCACGGTGCGCGGAGAGGTCCGCGTGGTGCCGAGCGGAGGCGGACTCGCCCCGACCGTCGTTCCCGTGGAGGGGATTGGCGAGTCCGTCACGGTGGAGGGCAGCGGCTGCTCCGTGGGTGGGGCGGGCGGTGCCGGGCTGCTGGCGATGTGGCTCCTCGCCATGGGGATGCTCCGGCGCGGGCGGCGGCTGCGCTGAGCCTGAGCACCTCCGTGCCGCCGCCTCTGTCCGAGGCGGCGGTCCAAACCGGTCCGACAGTCGGACCAGTTGCGGGGAGGGAGCCCGTCAGGGTCGGGGTGCCCGCCGCGGTTGTCACAACTGGTCCGACTGTCGGACAGGTTCGTGCGACAGGCCGCCGACGGCGAGCCGCTATCGGGTTCTCATGTTCCAGCCATCCGAGCAGGACTCCGGTCCGAGGGCTCAGGAAGGAGGCGGCGCGGGAATGGTGCGGGCCGGAGCGGGCTCGCCCAGGATCAACAGCAGCTCCGCGCGGCGGTTCTCGCCCCTGCCCGCCTGAGTCCCGTTGGAGCTCGCGGGCCGGCGTGCACCGAGGCCTCGGGCTTCCAGGCGGTGGGCCGGGACGCCCTTCCGCTGAAGGTAGTCGCGCACCGCCTCCGCGCGGGCCAGGGACAGGCGCTGGTTCGACGCAGAGGAACCTTCCGCGTCCGTGTGCCCCTCGATGACGACGCGCTCCACCTCGGGATGCTCCAGGAGCACTCGCGCCACTTCATCCAGCACGCGCGAGCGGCCCGGCAGCGTCGTCGCGCCGACCTCGAAGAAGACCTGGCCATGGAGGACAAGGCGCTCGCGGGTCAGGGTCACGAGCGGGTCACTGGACTCGGGGCAACCGCCGTGCTCGCGGGTTCCCTGCTCGTGGATGCATGCATCCAGCACATCCACGACGCCGTCTCCATCCGTGTCGGTTTCGGAGACCGACACGTCCTTGGCGGGCTCGGGAGGCGGAGGTTCCGAGGGCGTGGGTTCGGGCTCGAGTTGGGGTTCGGCGGGGGCGCGCGGCAGTCCCTGGACGATCTCGTAGACGATGTCCTCCGGGGGCGGAGGTGGCGCCTTGTCGAAGAGCAGTGCCAGTCCCGCGAGCACCCGGAAGCGCGGGGACCCCGGTTCCGAGCCCACGCCCGCCCCGCCCATGGCGAAGAACTCCCAGGGCCGGGCGGGGGCGTAGCGAAGGCCCCCGAGCAGCTCACCGCTGGTGCGCTGCTGCCGCCAGGAGTACGCACCGTTCGCGGACACCTCCGCGCGCAGGGCGTATCCCACCGTCAGTCCCACACCTGCCCGCAGCTCATTGCCCACGCCGTTGAGGCTGTCCACGCCGGAGTCCGTCGACACGGCGCGACGCAGGAGCACGCCCAGCTCCAGCGCCGGAGCCACGGGCCCCCAGCGCTTCCCCATCATGATCCGTCCCTGGCCGCGGACACCCTGATCACGAGCGAGCGCTCCCGAGCCGCCCACGGGCAACCGGACGTCCAGGTCGAGCGCCAGATGGAAGGCCTCGGGAGCGGAGGTCCCCAGCAATCCCAGCCGGGCCGCGAGCCTCGGCGCCCCCAGGCCGCTGCGTGACGGCGGGGAGATGGACAACACGGTGCTCACGTCCGCGCCGCTTTGGTGGATGACGCCCGGAAGCTGGGCCTGAAGCTCCAGCCAGGGCAGCACGCCAACGGCCAGCGACACCAGCCCGGTGGTCCGGGACAGGACGAGCGGGTACTCGTCCGAACCGTTCAGAATCGTCAGGGGTGCCCGCTGGTAGTGCGCCATCAGGGAGACGCGCACCGCCCCGGGCGCGAGCAACTCTCCGCTTCCGAGCGCCACGGGCCCCAGGCCCGGATTCGGGTCCAGGCGCTCCAGGGAGAACGTGGGCAGGGGCGTGGCGTCCTGGGCACGCGCGGGGCTTGCGAGCAACAGCAGGCCCAGCACGGCCCCGCCACGGACGCATCGGTGCAAGGCCGGACCCATGCGCCCATCATCCGTCAGGTTCCGCCCGGGGCGAAGGGGAATGGCGGAATGTGCCATTCGCCGCATCCTAATCAGAGCGTGGTGAACATCGCTCCGCCGAGCTGAGATACTATCTCGATCTTCATCCTTGTCACGTCGACACTTATCGCAGCGACCGCCCTAAAAGCACCCTAACAAGCAACCCAACGAAGACGACAAGTCCGCTCCAAACAGCAGGCAACTCAGGCATGCAAGACGCCCACGCACCACAAACACCGCAATAACACCAAATGACAAACCAGACAAGGCGCTTAAGCGCACTCCTAAGAAGGCTCGAAATCGAACTCCTCCGAAAATGCGCCCAAGAAACGCTCGGAGAGCGCTTTCGCCCACGTCGTTCAAAGAACGACTACGTCAACGACATCCAGTCGGCACATGTGCCGATCCAGCATATTGCAGCGGCACTTCAGAAGGCGGCTGGCACGTGGGATGGGACGACCAACGCGCCGCCCCTCATTCAATGGAACGAGAGTGTCTTAGGACCACTCGGCATGACCGAGGCACGACAAGCTCGTGAGGTTGGAGATGCTGCTGAACTGGTAGACAGTCTACTCCTCGAAGCACTCTCGGATGCGCACCTCGATTTTGTTGCCACACAAGTGTCTCCGGATTTCGCGCAGGCAGCACAGACAACGGGGGCTGATCTCGCAATCAAGCGCATGACTCTCGCACAAGCATGCCTCCATGGCTCAGATGAAGAGTTGATGGCAGCAGTCAACAACTCAATTCCAACCCTAGGGCCACTCAAGACCGATCCCGAAGAACCATACATAGTCCTAGACTGGCTTGTCACTCCTTGGGGCCTCCTATCGCTTCCACACGAACACACTGAAGACGCAATTGCCAGCATCCTCTGCGAGCGCGGCGGCGTTCGTCTAAATGCAATTTTACCTGAGATTCCTGGTGCCTCCACCAAGGAACGCTGCGCCATTTACACCTTGCAGAAGGGGCCATCTCTCGCCATTGACGAATTCTTCTCAACGGCAACCATCTGGGAGTTTCTCCAGGCCAAAGGCCTGCACCTGCCAATAGACGCGGACCAGCACATGCTTCGCGGACTGATGCTCCAATACGTTGGATTGCGACCTGCGCCACGCCCAGATGGGTTACTGAGACAATACTCCGAACTGTTGCACCAACCTCCTCCAAGAACGTCTTCCGACAACTCGGATGCAAGAAGCTGGCGCGAGCTTCGCAGATTCGAGCGCCATTGGGAGAACAATGCATGCGCGCTCATTGCATCCGCAACGGCTGAGCTTGAACTTTCCCTCAAGGACTGGCTTTCCGTCGACGGAATAAAATCTCTCGCCGATAGGCAACTGACCACGCGCAAGCAGCGCCCTATTCGTGAACTAACTCTGGGCCAAAAGCGGCGTCTATTCGAACAAGTACTCACAGATATCGAAAAGACGCCTCAATTCGCGCATGCACTAAAACAGGTAGGGCGGACAGCCAGCGAAATGCGTGCTGCATTTTGTGGCCCATCCATGGAACTCCTGATTAGCGCTCGCAATGAGCTTGCACACCCCAAAGAAGAAGTTCCTCCAAACTGGAACAATATCCGCCTGCGTCTAATTGATGCCTTAAGGCCACTCGCCACGCCAGCGGCACAGGGGCTTGTTACAATTGCAGCGCCAGTGGTCCGCCTGGTTGAGGAGCGCACAGACGCAACAGGATGGACCCGGTGCGAGTTTGAAACCGAAACTGGAGAGGCTGTTGTTGCCTCTCTAGGCGGGCAGTCCCTAGCCATTGTCGGCGCCGAGAGCAAGAACTTCCATCTCGTCGCTCGTAGCAAGACGGCGGTAGTTCGGCCCATCTTGATTTCAAACTAACGTCACACTCTCCATGACTGGTCGGATCTCAATCGAAACTCTGCCGGCCGTGCCAGGATATATCAGCAGCATTGATCGAAGTCTTCGCCGGTAACAGCCGCCAATTATAGCCTCTAACAAATGTGAGGGCAGAGGCGGCGCAGGAGCATGACGCAGCAACCGAGGACGAGGAGTCCGAAGTGGACGTCGTCCCTGCGCTCGTCGCGGACGCGAAGGCGGCGCAGCTGGTTCTTCCAGGCCAGCGTGCGCTCCACGACCCATCGGTAGCGTCCGAGCCTTT
This genomic stretch from Corallococcus caeni harbors:
- a CDS encoding choice-of-anchor D domain-containing protein — protein: MPETPDGTSRSRAVQLNREFNAQVAWTGATKCDTCGRASYACSDNTGNWNGGVQSFADPLPSGWVATEVFVNIAARGYDGGISTVRMNNLALGTFTLPARPLFSCGFCVPQAVKYVAGDQSGLPGYQYGALNTLTLRTEKTNCFATADIRIQAGRPLLTFNPAKVSFGSVAVGASATQKVTLTNEGVAPLVIRSLNVTSASPFGLTPVTLPFTLKPRSSLDVNVTFSPKVDRADSGMLTVVSSDPDLPQLRISLEGTGGAAKLQLSPTSLDFDDVRVGTSKNLPLQLKNVGNQPLTIPAVLTQPPFSVTGLPAGGVVLQPGSGLPLTVTFTATAGDANQPLYIQSQGSTTPLAEVALHGTGIEPAIFVAATAMDFGVHTAGIDSVHQTLTVNNMGQADLIITAFDVAAPFSVEAGLPLIIKAREQVDLTVAFAPVAGRVTKDLILRSNDVNHPAFKVSLSGTGVEVPALQVTASDGGTALAFGAREVNSVSTPQTLTLKNVGAGTLVVEPIQAPTGFAVTPTARLSLAPGATTQVQVTFEPAHTAQFTQELTLSADGPGGSTRAVPLSGQGVEGKLTATPAALSFSRTEVGSSSKAVQVTLVNAGTDSISISTIAVAGPFSVVLPELPKVLTPRDAFTMEVTFSPLEDGPVAGALRVFSNTPSSPTVVKLEGDGLQAIARMASDVLEFGGQRLGTVSTPREFTLFNTGSEALNVTAVNVTGPFLISGLNVGTSVPVLGNRTFQVSYKPTEATAENGVLEVQSNAPRAAQVTLRGTGTTASIEASVTTLAFGPQFLGTNPQRVVELRNTGTSPITLTGLDPVDGFSVSGLPRPHQLEAGTSHAFSVAFEPPRSGEYAGSLALRHDASATPLMIAVQGTGVQQALTVTPGAIAFGNQRVNATSQALPLELVNTGNVPVTVQVTSSDAAFQVDTRAVTEAIPAGGRASVSVTFHPTSTGTVRGEVRVVPSGGGLAPTVVPVEGIGESVTVEGSGCSVGGAGGAGLLAMWLLAMGMLRRGRRLR
- a CDS encoding OmpA family protein, yielding MHRCVRGGAVLGLLLLASPARAQDATPLPTFSLERLDPNPGLGPVALGSGELLAPGAVRVSLMAHYQRAPLTILNGSDEYPLVLSRTTGLVSLAVGVLPWLELQAQLPGVIHQSGADVSTVLSISPPSRSGLGAPRLAARLGLLGTSAPEAFHLALDLDVRLPVGGSGALARDQGVRGQGRIMMGKRWGPVAPALELGVLLRRAVSTDSGVDSLNGVGNELRAGVGLTVGYALRAEVSANGAYSWRQQRTSGELLGGLRYAPARPWEFFAMGGAGVGSEPGSPRFRVLAGLALLFDKAPPPPPEDIVYEIVQGLPRAPAEPQLEPEPTPSEPPPPEPAKDVSVSETDTDGDGVVDVLDACIHEQGTREHGGCPESSDPLVTLTRERLVLHGQVFFEVGATTLPGRSRVLDEVARVLLEHPEVERVVIEGHTDAEGSSASNQRLSLARAEAVRDYLQRKGVPAHRLEARGLGARRPASSNGTQAGRGENRRAELLLILGEPAPARTIPAPPPS